The sequence CAAAGACGATGATAAGATTGTTGCCATAACTGCTGCAATGACAGAAGGCGTGGGGCTGAAAAAATTTAGTGAGAAATTTCCAAAACGATTTTTTGATGTAGCAATAGCCGAACAGCATGCCGTAACTTTTGCCGCAGGCATGGCTATTGAGGGAATAAAGCCCGTAGTAGCAATATATTCTTCATTTTTGCAAAGGGCATATGATCAAATTTTACATGATTGCGCATTGCAGAATTTACCTGTTGTGTTTGCAATTGATAGAGCTGGGTTGGTGGGAGAAGATGGGCAAACGCATCAAGGAATATTTGATATAGCATATCTTTCGCATATTCCTAACATGACGATTTTGTCACCCAAATATCCAGGTGAAATAAAAAGCGCATTAAAATATGCATTAGTTAAAAAAACACCTGTCGCGATAAGATATCCGCGTGGAAATGTAGAAGAAACAGAATTGAGTGCCGTGATTTATAATCAGGATATAAGTCCGGTAGTGCATATAAAAGGTAAAGATATTTTAATTATGGCAACAGGAAAAGCAACTATTTGGGGATTGGAAGTATGTAAAGAATTGCAAAGCGACCATAATATAATAGCAGGTTTAGTTGAGATTCCTGTTATAACGCCATTAAATGTTGATGTTTTAATTGAATTGGTAAAAGGTTATAGCACTGTTGTGACAATAGAAGATCATGTTTTGACAGGCGGATTTGCTAGCTTGATTATAAGAGCATTGGTGGCTAATGACGTGTCAAAAAAATATATTCAATTTGGCTATGAAGATGGTGTTATAGAACATGGAAAGATAGATGAATTATTAAAAAAATATAATATGTTGCCTAAACAAATGGTAGCAATAATAAATGATAAAATGAACAAGGAAACTTAAAAAATGAATGAATTAAAAGAAAGATTAGATGTATTAATTACGAAAAGAGCTTTAGCAGATTCGCGTGAAAAGGCGCAAGCATATATTATGGCAGGAGTTGTATATGTTGATGGGCAAAAAGAAGATAAAGTTGGGTTAAAAGTAAAAGTTAGTGCTGAAATTGAAGTACGACAAAAAATGAAATATGTAAGTAGAGGCGGATTTAAGCTAGAAAAAGCTATTCAAAAATTTAACATCAGCTTAGCTGGTAAAATTTGTATAGATGTTGGATCGTCAACAGGTGGATTTACAGATTGTATGCTGCAAGAAGGGGCTGCTAAAGTATATGCCGTAGATGTAGGATATGGGCAGTTAGCATGGACATTGCGCCAAAATCCAAAAGTAATTTCGCTTGAAAAAACTAATATGCGTTATGTAACTCAGGAAGAAATATCAGAACAAATTAATTTTAGTTCGATTGACGTATCGTTTATTTCTTTAACAAAAATTTTGCAGCCAACTAAAAATTTATTAGCAAAAGATGGAGAAATAGTTGCATTAATAAAGCCTCAATTTGAAGCTGGAAGAGAAGAAGTTAAGAAGCACGGAGTTGTAAAAGATCCTATAGTGCATCAAAGAGTGATCGAAAACATATGGAATTATGTAACTGAAATAGGTTTTTCTGTTGTAGGATTAGATTTTTCGCCTATAAAAGGACCAGAGGGTAATCGTGAGTATTTAATATATTTGTCAAATGAATATAAAGTTGATAAATTGGATAAAAATGACATAGTTGCTAAAGTTGTAAAGTTGTCGCATGAGGAGTTGTAAATGTGAAAATTGGGGTAGCTACTAATTTGGATAAAGACAAGGATTTAAAAGTTACATTGCAAATAGCAGAAATTTTAAAAAGAGAAAATATTGAGTTTGAATTGGAGTGTAATAATAGAGAGATCTGTAGTTGGGCAGATATGCTAATTGTTGTGGGTGGTGATGGAACGATATTGCGAGTAGCGCAAGACGCAGTTCTCTATGATATACCTATTTTGGGAATAAATTTGGGAAGATTAGGTTTTTTGGCAGATATAGAAGCTTCGGAAATAGATAAACTGTTGACAAAAGAAAATCTAGTTAAAGCCAAGATAGAAGAACGAATGATGCTTAATACTACTGTTACTAATGCTTTAATGAAATATGAATATCTAGCTTTAAATGAAACTAGTTTAATCCGTTCATTTAGTAGTAGAATAACAGAATTTGAAATAAGTGTAAACAAAAAAGTGGTTGATATTTATCCAGCAGATGGAATATTAATATCCACTGCAACAGGTTCGACAGCCTATAATTTATCTGCTGGAGGACCTATTGTTGTTCCGGAAGCAGATAATATAATTTTAACTCCAATTTGTCCACATACAATTTATTCTAGAAGTATTGTTCTTACTAATAAAGATGAGGTTTCTATTAGATTACCAGATCAAGAAGAATTGAGTTTATGCATCGATGGAGTTGTTAAAATGTCAATAAATAAAAATGATACAATAGAAATTTGCAAGGCTTCAAAAAGAGTAAAACTTTTAAAGCTTTCTGACAGAGATTTTTTTGAGGTACTAAGTAAGAAAATATTTAAAAAGGACGATAACAATGGGGAAGAAAGAAGAACGACAATCTAAGATTTTAAATCTTATTAATGAATATAACATTCAAACACAAGAAGAATTAGTAGAAAACCTTGAAAAAGCAGGATTAAGAGTGACACAAGCTACGATTTCTAGAGATATTAGAGAATTGAAGTTGACAAAAATTGCAATGAGTATAGATAAACAAAAATATATTGCATTAAACAATGCAGAAATTAATATATCGGCAAAAGTGGTGCGAGTGTTTAAGGCAGGTTTTTTGACTATAGATATAGCACAAAATATTTTAGTTATAAAAACGCTTCCAGGAATGAGTCAAGCAGTGGCATCGGCTATAGATACATTTAATTACAAAGATATAGTTGGTACTATTGCAGGAGATGATACAATTTTTTGTGCTATAAAAGATATTGATAGAGCATCTTATATAATAAAAGAGTTTAATAAAATTTTAAATACTTAAAAATGATGTAAAAACAATGTAATGTTTTTGATTTATTGATAAAAAATTCAATAATTCCTTGTATTTCTTTTTTATGAAAATAATACCTTATGAATAATCTGTAAAACTGTATAAATGTTACCTAAATAGGCAATTTTATAAGTATTAGTATATTACAGAATAGGATGTGTAAACTTGTATGAGGATAAACATAAAAAAATATTATTGATTTTTTTATCACTTATAAGTATTATGATATTAATAAGCCCAGCGGTAATTGCAAAATATTATTTACCAGATGAAATAAATATGGTTGTAGGTCAGGAATATAGTATAGATTTTAATATTCCAGTCAAAGCTACTATAAAAGCTCAAGATGAAAATTTAATTTTAGATGATAATATAAATAATGTATTAGAGGGGATAAAAAACATAAATTTGAATGATCCTTTAGTAGTAAAAGCTGCAGATGAAGGAAGCGCAAAACTGAAAATAAATTTGTTAGGATCTATTCCAATCAAAACAGTTATCGTTTCGGTTCGTCCTCATATGGAAGTGATTCCGGGTGGAGATGTAATAGGAATAGAAATACATTCTGTGGGAGTTTGTGTTGTTGGAACTGGTGAATTTGAATCTGATGGGAATCAAGTACATCCTTGTAAAGGAAAGATTAAAAAAGGTGATCGAATTCTTTCAATTAATAATAATCCAGTAAATACTAAAGAAGATTTTAAAAAATATATAGAAACCAATTCTAATACTCCTGTAATTTTGGATATCATGCGTGAAGATAAATATATTCAAACAGAAGTGGTACCTGAATATTCAAATGCAGAAGATAGTTATAAATTA is a genomic window of Candidatus Epulonipiscium viviparus containing:
- the spoIVB gene encoding SpoIVB peptidase, translated to MYEDKHKKILLIFLSLISIMILISPAVIAKYYLPDEINMVVGQEYSIDFNIPVKATIKAQDENLILDDNINNVLEGIKNINLNDPLVVKAADEGSAKLKINLLGSIPIKTVIVSVRPHMEVIPGGDVIGIEIHSVGVCVVGTGEFESDGNQVHPCKGKIKKGDRILSINNNPVNTKEDFKKYIETNSNTPVILDIMREDKYIQTEVVPEYSNAEDSYKLGIWIKDTVQGLGTLTYVEPETGNFGALGHGITDTDFEKIIPISHGKIMEAEIDGIKKGEAGVPGEISGIIDTADAASLGSVANNTNCGIFGIMDENDIEQVTKETVQVATSSEVEEGEAVILADLTGEGVRSYDVKIQKIAKHISEPSKGMIVKIIDEELLNITKGIIQGMSGSPIIQNDKIIGAISHVFVNDPTTGYGIFIENMLKTAENIE
- a CDS encoding TlyA family RNA methyltransferase, which gives rise to MNELKERLDVLITKRALADSREKAQAYIMAGVVYVDGQKEDKVGLKVKVSAEIEVRQKMKYVSRGGFKLEKAIQKFNISLAGKICIDVGSSTGGFTDCMLQEGAAKVYAVDVGYGQLAWTLRQNPKVISLEKTNMRYVTQEEISEQINFSSIDVSFISLTKILQPTKNLLAKDGEIVALIKPQFEAGREEVKKHGVVKDPIVHQRVIENIWNYVTEIGFSVVGLDFSPIKGPEGNREYLIYLSNEYKVDKLDKNDIVAKVVKLSHEEL
- a CDS encoding NAD(+)/NADH kinase; the protein is MKIGVATNLDKDKDLKVTLQIAEILKRENIEFELECNNREICSWADMLIVVGGDGTILRVAQDAVLYDIPILGINLGRLGFLADIEASEIDKLLTKENLVKAKIEERMMLNTTVTNALMKYEYLALNETSLIRSFSSRITEFEISVNKKVVDIYPADGILISTATGSTAYNLSAGGPIVVPEADNIILTPICPHTIYSRSIVLTNKDEVSIRLPDQEELSLCIDGVVKMSINKNDTIEICKASKRVKLLKLSDRDFFEVLSKKIFKKDDNNGEERRTTI
- the argR gene encoding arginine repressor — protein: MGKKEERQSKILNLINEYNIQTQEELVENLEKAGLRVTQATISRDIRELKLTKIAMSIDKQKYIALNNAEINISAKVVRVFKAGFLTIDIAQNILVIKTLPGMSQAVASAIDTFNYKDIVGTIAGDDTIFCAIKDIDRASYIIKEFNKILNT